One region of Jatrophihabitans cynanchi genomic DNA includes:
- a CDS encoding permease prefix domain 1-containing protein has product MNDANRSPIEDYLDDLLRHAHADARTTRRLLDEAGDHLFAAASLHEAAGMTRVEAEREAVRRLGPRSELTRGSWQRSFTTVVLELTRAAILLGGCGLVAVGLSGGIVAVMNALAGDSFVGAATVLGTGRHSITETAQDAVSLRVLAGVVGLVVLACYTLARRHIAPATVLPDGLTDALGAAAFAAATVALTAATIDQAVTGAAGHGVGFFLSGALASLAGAVIFCTRATHALIPGHGQSAAEATQSAQ; this is encoded by the coding sequence ATGAACGATGCGAACCGATCACCGATCGAGGACTACCTCGACGACCTGCTGCGCCACGCCCACGCCGACGCGCGGACCACCCGCAGGCTGCTCGATGAGGCCGGCGACCACCTGTTCGCTGCCGCCAGCCTGCACGAAGCTGCGGGCATGACCCGTGTCGAGGCCGAACGCGAAGCGGTACGGCGCCTCGGGCCGCGCAGCGAACTCACCCGCGGATCGTGGCAGCGCTCATTCACGACAGTGGTCCTTGAACTCACGCGCGCAGCGATCCTGCTCGGCGGGTGCGGGCTGGTCGCGGTCGGCCTCAGCGGCGGGATCGTCGCGGTGATGAACGCCCTGGCCGGCGACAGCTTCGTCGGTGCGGCCACCGTGCTGGGCACCGGTCGTCACTCCATCACCGAAACCGCTCAGGACGCAGTGTCCCTACGGGTCCTCGCCGGCGTCGTTGGCCTGGTGGTCCTAGCCTGCTACACGCTGGCTCGGCGTCACATCGCGCCCGCGACCGTCCTACCCGATGGCCTGACCGACGCACTCGGCGCGGCCGCCTTCGCCGCGGCGACCGTCGCCCTCACCGCCGCCACGATCGACCAGGCGGTGACCGGTGCCGCCGGGCACGGCGTCGGGTTCTTCCTCAGTGGCGCACTCGCAAGCCTCGCCGGCGCTGTCATCTTCTGCACCCGCGCGACCCACGCCCTCATCCCGGGACACGGCCAGTCCGCAGCCGAAGCGACCCAGTCCGCCCAGTGA
- a CDS encoding cation transporter codes for MTSTADAAGAVLLRRGRRLEAATLAWNVIGIMVLAAAAITARSVALAGFGLDSLIEIGASTVVLWELSGTGEDRQRRALHLIAAAFLALAAYLTIQTVAVLAAGYHPHHSRVGIAWTAITALVMFALAYGKKRVGTALGNRVLTTESRVTVIDGLLACAVLLGLAFNAVLGWWWADPAAGLVIVYYAVREAHAVGKH; via the coding sequence GTGACCAGCACCGCCGACGCTGCCGGCGCCGTGCTGCTGCGGCGCGGCCGCCGGCTCGAAGCGGCGACGCTCGCCTGGAACGTCATCGGCATCATGGTGCTCGCGGCCGCCGCGATCACGGCCCGCTCCGTCGCCCTGGCCGGGTTCGGGCTGGACTCCCTCATTGAGATCGGCGCCAGCACCGTCGTGCTCTGGGAACTGTCCGGCACCGGCGAAGACCGGCAACGCAGAGCCTTGCACCTGATCGCCGCCGCGTTCCTCGCCCTCGCCGCCTACCTCACCATCCAGACGGTGGCTGTGCTGGCTGCCGGCTATCACCCCCATCACAGCCGGGTCGGGATCGCGTGGACCGCGATCACCGCGCTGGTCATGTTCGCCCTCGCATATGGCAAGAAACGTGTCGGCACCGCGCTCGGCAACCGCGTCCTCACCACCGAATCGCGTGTCACCGTCATCGACGGCCTGCTCGCCTGTGCCGTCCTGCTCGGCCTCGCATTCAACGCCGTGCTCGGCTGGTGGTGGGCCGACCCGGCCGCCGGCCTCGTCATCGTCTACTACGCGGTGCGTGAGGCCCACGCCGTCGGCAAGCATTGA
- a CDS encoding VIT1/CCC1 transporter family protein, with translation MSGKLNWLRAGVLGANDGIVSIAGLAVGVAGATTARGPILTAGVAGLLAGAVSMALGEYVSVSSQRDSERALLAKERNELATQPNEELAELAAIYESKGLSPATAATVAAELTAHDAFAAHAEAELRLDPDELTNPWHASAASAAAFTLGALLPLLAILVPPAAVRVPLTFAVVLLALGLTGAASARLGGAPVRAAVARVVIGGALGMAVTYGIGHLIAFSGVA, from the coding sequence ATGAGCGGGAAGCTGAACTGGCTGCGGGCAGGCGTCCTCGGCGCCAACGACGGCATCGTGTCCATCGCGGGCCTCGCGGTCGGTGTCGCCGGCGCCACGACCGCCCGCGGCCCGATCCTGACCGCGGGCGTCGCCGGGCTACTGGCCGGCGCGGTGTCGATGGCGCTGGGCGAGTACGTCTCGGTCAGCAGTCAGCGCGACTCCGAGCGCGCACTGCTCGCGAAGGAGCGCAACGAGCTGGCGACCCAGCCGAACGAGGAACTCGCCGAACTCGCCGCCATCTACGAAAGCAAGGGACTCAGCCCCGCAACTGCCGCAACGGTGGCAGCCGAGCTGACCGCACACGACGCCTTCGCTGCCCACGCCGAAGCAGAACTGCGACTCGATCCCGACGAACTCACCAACCCGTGGCACGCTTCCGCGGCATCAGCGGCCGCGTTCACGCTCGGTGCGCTCCTGCCGCTGCTGGCGATTCTCGTCCCGCCCGCTGCGGTACGAGTGCCGTTGACCTTCGCAGTCGTGCTGCTCGCTCTCGGCCTCACCGGCGCGGCGAGCGCTCGCCTCGGCGGTGCACCGGTCCGAGCCGCAGTCGCCCGGGTCGTCATCGGCGGCGCTCTTGGGATGGCCGTCACCTACGGGATTGGGCACCTGATCGCATTCAGCGGCGTCGCCTGA
- a CDS encoding TIGR03618 family F420-dependent PPOX class oxidoreductase, translating to MLEPHVRRVLDGAPIAHLATIQPDGSPHATPVYVGTRGEHIVLFTGPNKRKARNLRRDPRLALSIAPPDNPFEPIAIRGRVVDWIEGDSAWPIIDRIVAKYVDMAYPRDEPRVVAVVVADRQRVGIR from the coding sequence ATGCTCGAACCGCACGTCCGCCGCGTCCTCGACGGCGCCCCGATCGCCCACCTCGCCACCATCCAGCCGGATGGATCGCCCCACGCCACGCCCGTCTATGTCGGCACACGCGGCGAGCACATCGTGCTGTTCACGGGTCCGAACAAGCGCAAGGCCCGCAATTTACGCCGCGACCCGCGCCTGGCGCTGTCCATCGCGCCACCGGACAATCCCTTCGAGCCGATCGCCATCCGGGGCCGCGTCGTCGACTGGATCGAGGGCGACAGCGCGTGGCCGATTATCGATCGGATCGTCGCCAAGTACGTCGATATGGCGTACCCGCGCGACGAACCGCGCGTCGTCGCCGTGGTCGTGGCCGACCGGCAGAGGGTCGGCATCCGATGA
- a CDS encoding cation diffusion facilitator family transporter, with amino-acid sequence MSEHHDHDHGGHDGHGHDHAQSDEGHLRIALGLLVAFMLAEVVVAIAAGSLVLLSDAGHMLSDVGALAAALWALRLARRPAEGAWTYGWKRAEILSAAGNGVTLLVVSGVVSYEAIRRLVHPPAVSGLPVLLVALVGVAVNIAATWILARGNRDSLNIKGAFAHLLTDLYGFIGTVIAGIVILTTGFTRADAIASLVVVALMLHASWGLLRDSGRVLLEAAPAHIDLDDIRAHLLEVEHVQDVHDLHVWTVTSSLPTLSAHVVLDDECFHDGHAPELLDELQACLGEHFDLAHSTFQLERAAHAGHENEMHP; translated from the coding sequence GTGAGCGAGCACCACGACCATGACCACGGCGGTCATGACGGTCACGGCCATGACCATGCACAGTCCGACGAGGGGCACCTGAGGATCGCGCTCGGGCTGCTGGTCGCGTTCATGCTCGCCGAGGTCGTCGTCGCGATCGCGGCCGGGTCGCTGGTGCTGCTGTCCGATGCGGGGCACATGCTGTCTGACGTCGGCGCGCTCGCCGCTGCCCTCTGGGCGCTTCGGCTGGCTCGACGACCCGCGGAAGGCGCGTGGACCTACGGCTGGAAGCGTGCCGAGATCCTGTCCGCCGCCGGCAACGGCGTCACCTTGCTCGTCGTATCCGGCGTCGTCAGCTACGAGGCGATCCGCCGCCTGGTTCACCCGCCCGCCGTGAGCGGCCTGCCTGTCCTCCTCGTCGCCCTGGTCGGGGTAGCGGTCAACATCGCCGCGACCTGGATCCTGGCTCGCGGCAACCGCGACAGCCTCAACATCAAGGGCGCGTTCGCGCACCTGCTCACCGACCTCTACGGATTCATCGGAACCGTGATCGCCGGCATCGTCATCCTCACCACCGGGTTCACCCGCGCCGACGCGATCGCGTCCCTCGTCGTCGTCGCGCTCATGTTGCACGCGTCCTGGGGGCTGCTGCGCGACTCCGGCCGGGTCCTGCTCGAAGCCGCACCGGCGCACATCGACCTCGATGACATCCGCGCCCACCTGCTCGAGGTCGAGCACGTCCAAGACGTCCACGACCTGCACGTCTGGACCGTCACCTCGAGTCTGCCGACCCTGTCCGCGCACGTCGTGCTCGACGACGAGTGCTTCCACGACGGGCACGCACCCGAACTGCTCGACGAACTGCAGGCCTGCCTGGGTGAGCACTTCGACCTCGCCCACTCCACCTTCCAGCTGGAGCGAGCCGCCCACGCCGGCCACGAGAACGAGATGCACCCGTGA
- a CDS encoding cation transporter dimerization domain-containing protein, translating into MRTRVGSASSVLHSAAKQVGARLMDAVDPDLVDQATAAIAGVDGIHTVDDLRIRWIGHTLHAEADITVDAAATFAEAHDIAHHAEAHLLADVRRLTGVTVHASPAGVHQ; encoded by the coding sequence ATGCGGACCCGGGTCGGGTCGGCCAGCAGCGTGCTGCACTCTGCGGCGAAGCAGGTCGGCGCCCGGCTGATGGACGCCGTCGACCCGGACCTTGTCGACCAGGCCACTGCGGCGATCGCCGGTGTCGATGGCATCCACACCGTTGATGACCTGCGCATCCGCTGGATCGGGCACACCCTGCACGCCGAGGCCGACATCACAGTCGACGCCGCGGCTACCTTCGCCGAAGCCCACGACATCGCCCACCACGCCGAAGCCCACCTGCTCGCCGACGTCCGCCGCCTCACCGGCGTCACCGTCCACGCCAGCCCCGCAGGGGTGCACCAGTGA
- a CDS encoding PadR family transcriptional regulator, with amino-acid sequence MASAHVTRSLDLLLMGVLRHGPAHGYAIISALRDGSGGQFDLAEGSIYPALHRLENAGLIASTIQIAQGRRRRSYTLTPKGREEFLTQRREWQGFVANMQAVLA; translated from the coding sequence ATGGCTAGCGCACACGTCACCAGAAGCCTCGACCTGCTGTTGATGGGCGTCCTGCGCCACGGACCCGCCCACGGGTACGCGATCATCAGCGCGTTGCGCGATGGCAGCGGCGGACAGTTCGACCTCGCCGAGGGCTCGATCTACCCGGCGCTGCACCGACTCGAGAACGCCGGCCTGATCGCGAGCACGATCCAGATCGCGCAGGGCCGACGCCGACGCAGCTACACGCTCACCCCGAAGGGACGCGAGGAGTTCCTCACCCAACGGCGTGAGTGGCAGGGCTTCGTGGCGAACATGCAGGCGGTGCTGGCATGA
- a CDS encoding ArsR/SmtB family transcription factor, with protein MLWALRDADLDVASLAAVAGCRPTVASQHLSKLRFAGLVEGTRQGQRVVYRLRGGHVRALLAEALFQADHQVSGAPVHD; from the coding sequence ATGCTGTGGGCGCTGCGCGACGCCGACCTGGATGTGGCGAGCCTGGCCGCCGTGGCCGGCTGCCGCCCGACGGTTGCCAGTCAGCACCTGTCGAAGCTGCGGTTCGCCGGTCTCGTGGAAGGCACCCGTCAGGGCCAGCGGGTGGTGTATCGGCTCCGCGGAGGACACGTGCGCGCGCTGCTGGCCGAGGCACTGTTCCAAGCCGATCACCAGGTCAGCGGCGCGCCGGTGCACGACTGA
- a CDS encoding TetR/AcrR family transcriptional regulator — MTGKPRTQKSRSAATREALVSAARTLFAARGYADVGTEEIVRTAGLTRGALYHHFADKEALFAAAFEEVEVETNVRILQAVESDGTADPIAAMQLGAAAFLDVCTEPEMARIMLLDAPSVLGWERWTEISNQHNMGLVQALLTRAAEVGRIPAQPIPPLAHTLLGALREAALFLARADDRAQARSDVGAVMDLIIRSIGSA; from the coding sequence ATGACAGGCAAGCCGCGAACCCAGAAGTCTCGATCGGCCGCTACCCGCGAGGCGCTGGTGAGCGCTGCGCGCACCCTGTTCGCGGCCCGGGGCTATGCCGACGTGGGCACCGAGGAGATCGTCCGCACCGCAGGGCTGACCCGCGGTGCGCTCTACCACCACTTCGCCGACAAGGAGGCCCTGTTCGCCGCCGCCTTCGAGGAAGTGGAGGTCGAGACGAACGTCCGCATCCTGCAGGCTGTGGAGAGCGACGGCACTGCCGACCCGATCGCGGCGATGCAGTTGGGCGCCGCGGCCTTCCTCGACGTGTGCACCGAACCGGAGATGGCTCGCATCATGCTGCTCGATGCGCCCTCCGTGCTCGGCTGGGAACGATGGACCGAGATCAGCAACCAGCACAACATGGGACTGGTGCAGGCGCTGCTGACCCGGGCGGCGGAGGTCGGGCGCATCCCCGCCCAACCGATCCCGCCGCTCGCCCACACCCTGCTCGGCGCGCTCCGCGAAGCCGCGCTCTTCCTCGCGCGCGCCGACGACCGCGCGCAGGCCCGCTCCGACGTCGGCGCCGTCATGGACCTCATCATCCGGTCGATCGGTTCGGCCTGA